The region CCGCCGGATCGACATTTAGCCCACAGATCATCCCTTTTAACGTTCCGTGCTGGCGAATGATGCGCGTCAATTTGCGCGTATCGATGCCGGAAAGGCCCGGAATGTCTTTTTCTTTCAAATACTCATCCAACGTCAGCTCCCCGCGCCAGTTGGACGGCGTCACGCACGCTTCTTTGACGATGAATCCGTGCACATACGGGCGAATCGCCTCAAAGTCGTCGCGGTTGATGCCGTAGTTGCCGATCAACGGATACGTCATCGTCACGATTTGCCCGCAATACGACGGGTCAGTCAAAATTTCTTGGTAGCCGGTCATGCCGGTGTTAAAGACGACTTCCCCGGTCGTCTCTTTCAAGCTGCCAAACGCGTCCCCGACAAAAAACGAACCATCTTCCAAAATAAGCTGCCGTTTCATGTTACGCCCTTCCTTTCTCCCATACGAGTGTTCCGCCGACGAACGTCATCACCGGCCAGCCTTGGCACGCCCAGCCGGCAAACGGTGTATTTTTTCCTTTGGACGCAAACGTCTTCGGGTCAATCGCTTCTTCTGCTTCCAAATCAATGACCGCAATATCAGCCGGCGCGCCGACGGCAAGCCGCCCGGCATTGAGGCCGAAACATTGCGCCGGCTTGATCGTCAGCCAATCGACGAGCTGCTTTAATGTAAACACGCCAGTTTTGACAAAATGCGTATACAAGAGCGGAAACGCGGTCTCCAACCCAACGATGCCAAACGGCGCCGCCTCGATGCCTTTCGCTTTTTCCGCGGCTGTATGCGGCGCATGATCCGTGGCGATAAAATCGATCGTGCCGTCGAGCAGCCCTTCCATGAGCGCTTCGCGATCCTCACGGCTGCGCAGCGGCGGGTTCATTTTATAGTTCGCATCCAAACCCGGAATGTCTTCGTCGCACAAGAGCAGATGATGCGGCGTCACTTCGGCGGTGACGCGGATGCCAGCCCGCTTCGCGTCGCGGACGACGCGCACCGACTCTTTCGTGCTGATGTGGCAGACGTGATAATGGCAGCCAGTTGCTTCAGCGAGCAAGACGTCGCGGGCGATGTGCACCGCCTCGCACACAGACGGAATGCCGGCGAGGCCATATCGGCGGGCGAAATCGCCGTCATGCACCGCTCCGCCGTTTGTCAGCGTGTCGTCCTCGCAATGGGCGACGAT is a window of Geobacillus kaustophilus DNA encoding:
- a CDS encoding dihydroorotase, translating into MAVWLKNGMSFNEDGELVRTHIKIERGNIASIRYEQPLEADGEDVIDVGGRLIVPGLIDLHVHLREPGGEAKETIETGTLAAAKGGFTTVAAMPNTNPVPDRKEQMEWLQKRIRETAHVNVLPYAAITIGQKGEELTDFAALKAAGAFAFTDDGVGVQSAGMMFEAMKQAAALGMAIVAHCEDDTLTNGGAVHDGDFARRYGLAGIPSVCEAVHIARDVLLAEATGCHYHVCHISTKESVRVVRDAKRAGIRVTAEVTPHHLLLCDEDIPGLDANYKMNPPLRSREDREALMEGLLDGTIDFIATDHAPHTAAEKAKGIEAAPFGIVGLETAFPLLYTHFVKTGVFTLKQLVDWLTIKPAQCFGLNAGRLAVGAPADIAVIDLEAEEAIDPKTFASKGKNTPFAGWACQGWPVMTFVGGTLVWEKGRA